The genomic stretch CGGACCGGGAGCTCGAGCTTCAGACCAGAGACCGTCACCGTGAACGCGCCGTTCGACGGGCGCGCGTACGGGGCGTCCTGGCCCAGGAGCTCGAGCTTCGGAACGTGGCCGGCGGCGAAGCGCCACGCGCCGGGGTGCAGCTGGAACGTCTGCCGCCCCTCCGCCGGCCGCAGGACGCCGCGGGCGATCAGGGTCTCGGTCCGGCCGTCCGGCGCGACGTCCACGAGCCGCATCGCGAGCTGTGAGCCGACCCCCTGCACCGCGAGGTGGGCGGTGATCGTCGGCGAGCCGAGCAGCGTGTAGCCGCGCCCGGTGGCGGCGGGGAGACGGTAGGACGCGGTGCCCGGGCCGTCCGTCGTGTCGGCCTGGGCGCAGGCGCCGCCGCCGGCGATCGGGTCGAACTTCTGCGAGGACTCCGGATCCCCCGCGCCCCCGACGACGGTCACCGGGGCGGCCGAGGCGAAGCGCACCGTGCCGGGATGCAGCGCCGCCCACGTGGGCGCGGTGAACGGCCCGCCGGAGGGTGCCGTGGCCGGGCACGTCTGCGTCAGGGCGGTCACGCCCGCAGGCGCGGCGGCGTCGCGGTCGCCCTTGACGTAGCGGTCCATCCACGCGCCGATCCGGCGACGCAGCAGGGCGCTGTCGGCCGCCTTGTTCTGACCGCGGGCATGGCCGAAGTCGGCGAAGTGCAGCGCCATCGGGGTCTTCGGGAAGGCCGCCCGCGTCCGGTTGTAGAAGCGCAGCGCCTCGTCGACGGGGAACAGGTCGTCGGTCCACCCGTTGGCGATGAGGACCGGCGCCGGCCCGGTGCCGGACTGCGCGACGGCGTAGGGCGAGTGAAAGCGGCTGATGAGGTCCGCGATGCGCTCGACGGTCGGGTCGCCGTCGTACGGGTCGCCGGCGACGATCCGCGCGTACCAGCTGTCGAGATCCGCTTCCTTGGTTGCGTCGTCGGCGGTGGCGGCGGGCGACGGCTGGTAGTAGCCGGTCGTCTGGCCGAGCGCGTAGAGGCCGCTGACGTAGCTCAGCTTGGCGACGCCGATCGGCGAGAGCGCCTCGGCGCGCGACGCCCGCTGGAAGTCCAGGTGGCGACCGTTGGGCATGAGCGCGTACGTCAGGTCCGACCACGGGATGACCGGCGCCGCGGCGGCGATGCGCATCGGCCGGCCGCCGGGGGAGCGCCAGGCGGTCAGGCCCGTGCTCGTGCCGTCGGAGATGCGGTCCTTCAGCGCCGCGAGCTCGAGGGCCACGCCGCCGCCGTAGGACTCGCCGGTGACGCCGATCCGGGTCCCGGCGACGGTCCCCTCGTCGGCGAGCAGGCCCGCGAGGAACTGGACGTCGCGCGCCTCGAAGCGCCAGTCGTCGAGGCGGATGAAGCCGGGTGCGCACGCCGGCCCTCCGGCGAGGCGCGCGTCGGGGGTGCCGCAGGAGCCGTGGAAGCCACGGGCGGTCGCCGACAGCACCGCGTAGCCGCGCGTGACGTAGTCC from Capillimicrobium parvum encodes the following:
- a CDS encoding S15 peptidase family protein; the protein is MGLRRLAALAALTVVVAALGAAAAAAQLPDPPALLGAPALPGVPALPPAPGTPTVPRGPSAFSGQAACAPQDGIVLCSGRVASFDGVPLDVNLGLPRGGARRLPLVVLTHGWGGGKYGPTDATRAGTMQDYVTRGYAVLSATARGFHGSCGTPDARLAGGPACAPGFIRLDDWRFEARDVQFLAGLLADEGTVAGTRIGVTGESYGGGVALELAALKDRISDGTSTGLTAWRSPGGRPMRIAAAAPVIPWSDLTYALMPNGRHLDFQRASRAEALSPIGVAKLSYVSGLYALGQTTGYYQPSPAATADDATKEADLDSWYARIVAGDPYDGDPTVERIADLISRFHSPYAVAQSGTGPAPVLIANGWTDDLFPVDEALRFYNRTRAAFPKTPMALHFADFGHARGQNKAADSALLRRRIGAWMDRYVKGDRDAAAPAGVTALTQTCPATAPSGGPFTAPTWAALHPGTVRFASAAPVTVVGGAGDPESSQKFDPIAGGGACAQADTTDGPGTASYRLPAATGRGYTLLGSPTITAHLAVQGVGSQLAMRLVDVAPDGRTETLIARGVLRPAEGRQTFQLHPGAWRFAAGHVPKLELLGQDAPYARPSNGAFTVTVSGLKLELPVREVSPTG